In a single window of the Montipora capricornis isolate CH-2021 chromosome 11, ASM3666992v2, whole genome shotgun sequence genome:
- the LOC138024353 gene encoding mRNA export factor GLE1-like isoform X2, translating into MKWTEEKDVMAMKEIEAQRVFQYKFGSRERGNVWNVVAQNLKCHTDLSDGLTERGARDRYTLISRRFKAKISEELKSSGIGGEPQTEYEILLEELVHLSDEAEKRAEMDAKSIKDKANLEKQKALDIRKKAMEKMGETRKRSAKDVEEEEEEFQIKEQKKRRRGSETMLWLEKRAEKDAKFRELQLEEQRKDREMQREERKEQLVLQQKQLQMQLENQQQQQQQQTMLMQQMISMMQQQQQQMQLVFSKLHDNEKDSFRV; encoded by the coding sequence ATGAAGTGGACTGAGGAAAAAGACGTTATGGCGATGAAGGAGATTGAGGCTCAAAGAGTATTTCAATACAAATTTGGCAGTCGAGAGAGAGGAAACGTGTGGAATGTCGTGGCGCAAAACTTAAAATGTCACACTGATTTGTCTGATGGCTTGACTGAAAGGGGAGCAAGGGATAGGTATACTTTAATTTCAAGGCGTTTCAAAGCAAAGATTTCGGAGGAATTGAAAAGCAGCGGCATTGGTGGGGAGCCACAGACCGAGTATGAAATTTTACTCGAAGAACTTGTCCATTTAAGCGATGAGGCGGAGAAAAGAGCAGAAATGGATGCAAAAAGTATCAAGGATAAGGCTAACCTAGAGAAGCAGAAGGCGCTGGACATCAGAAAAAAGGCTATGGAAAAAATGGGGGAAACAAGAAAAAGATCTGCTAAAGATGTggaggaggaagaagaggagttccaaataaaagaacagaaaaagaGGAGGAGAGGATCAGAGACCATGTTGTGGCTTGAAAAGAGGGCAGAGAAAGATGCTAAGTTCAGAGAATTACAGCTtgaagaacaaagaaaagatAGAGAGATGCagcgagaagaaagaaaagagcaGCTGGTCCTCCAACAGAAGCAGTTGCAGATGCAGCTTGAAAAtcaacagcagcagcaacaacagcaaactATGCTGATGCAGCAAATGATAAGCATGatgcaacaacagcaacaacaaatgCAGCTCGTGTTTTCAAAGCTGCACGACAATGAAAAAGATTCATTTCgagtttga
- the LOC138024353 gene encoding mRNA export factor GLE1-like isoform X1, translating into MLTMKWTEEKDVMAMKEIEAQRVFQYKFGSRERGNVWNVVAQNLKCHTDLSDGLTERGARDRYTLISRRFKAKISEELKSSGIGGEPQTEYEILLEELVHLSDEAEKRAEMDAKSIKDKANLEKQKALDIRKKAMEKMGETRKRSAKDVEEEEEEFQIKEQKKRRRGSETMLWLEKRAEKDAKFRELQLEEQRKDREMQREERKEQLVLQQKQLQMQLENQQQQQQQQTMLMQQMISMMQQQQQQMQLVFSKLHDNEKDSFRV; encoded by the exons AT gCTCACAATGAAGTGGACTGAGGAAAAAGACGTTATGGCGATGAAGGAGATTGAGGCTCAAAGAGTATTTCAATACAAATTTGGCAGTCGAGAGAGAGGAAACGTGTGGAATGTCGTGGCGCAAAACTTAAAATGTCACACTGATTTGTCTGATGGCTTGACTGAAAGGGGAGCAAGGGATAGGTATACTTTAATTTCAAGGCGTTTCAAAGCAAAGATTTCGGAGGAATTGAAAAGCAGCGGCATTGGTGGGGAGCCACAGACCGAGTATGAAATTTTACTCGAAGAACTTGTCCATTTAAGCGATGAGGCGGAGAAAAGAGCAGAAATGGATGCAAAAAGTATCAAGGATAAGGCTAACCTAGAGAAGCAGAAGGCGCTGGACATCAGAAAAAAGGCTATGGAAAAAATGGGGGAAACAAGAAAAAGATCTGCTAAAGATGTggaggaggaagaagaggagttccaaataaaagaacagaaaaagaGGAGGAGAGGATCAGAGACCATGTTGTGGCTTGAAAAGAGGGCAGAGAAAGATGCTAAGTTCAGAGAATTACAGCTtgaagaacaaagaaaagatAGAGAGATGCagcgagaagaaagaaaagagcaGCTGGTCCTCCAACAGAAGCAGTTGCAGATGCAGCTTGAAAAtcaacagcagcagcaacaacagcaaactATGCTGATGCAGCAAATGATAAGCATGatgcaacaacagcaacaacaaatgCAGCTCGTGTTTTCAAAGCTGCACGACAATGAAAAAGATTCATTTCgagtttga